In the genome of Nitrospira japonica, one region contains:
- a CDS encoding pyruvoyl-dependent arginine decarboxylase — protein MVPTHMFLTRGVGVHREKLASFEQALRSAGVAYCNLVSVSSILPPNCKIIPRKRGEKLLNPGEITHCVMARSETNERNRLVSASIGLAIPTDRRTYGYLSEHHAHGETDEETGEYTEDLAAQMLATTLGVEFDPNIAWKEREQVFKMAGKIVRTLNITQSAIGKPGKWTTVVALAVFIPLENLPKRSRR, from the coding sequence ATGGTACCTACGCATATGTTTCTGACGAGAGGAGTCGGTGTCCATCGGGAAAAGCTGGCGTCGTTCGAACAGGCGTTGCGGAGCGCCGGCGTGGCCTACTGTAATCTCGTCAGCGTGTCCTCGATTCTTCCTCCCAATTGCAAAATCATTCCCCGAAAACGCGGTGAAAAACTTCTCAACCCCGGCGAGATCACCCATTGCGTCATGGCGCGGTCGGAAACCAATGAGCGGAACCGGTTGGTTTCCGCTTCGATCGGCTTGGCCATTCCCACCGATCGGCGCACGTACGGATACCTCTCCGAACATCATGCTCACGGGGAAACCGACGAAGAGACCGGGGAATATACCGAGGATCTGGCGGCGCAGATGTTGGCCACGACCTTGGGCGTCGAATTCGATCCGAACATCGCCTGGAAGGAGCGCGAACAGGTCTTCAAGATGGCCGGCAAGATCGTGCGGACCTTGAACATCACGCAGTCGGCTATCGGTAAGCCGGGGAAATGGACCACCGTCGTCGCGCTGGCGGTCTTCATCCCGCTGGAAAATCTTCCGAAACGATCCCGTCGCTGA
- a CDS encoding aldehyde dehydrogenase family protein, whose protein sequence is MQGPRPFLIGGQWRQGKTVLPVHDPFTGKVLVEVAQAGPDDASDAAQSTSDAARQMAALPSHGRYHLLQKIAGALYDRRDEFAQVMTAEAGKPIADAKREVSRAVQTFTVAAEEARRIPGDVIPLDWTPGTDSHLGILRRVPIGPVLGITPFNFPLNLVAHKVAPALAAGNAILIKPAPQTPLTALLLGEVAMEAGVPPGGLNILPCDNAVAEQLVTDSRFKLLSFTGSAAVGWKLKALSGKKKVVLELGGNAGVIIEPDADLELATQRCAAGGFAYAGQTCISVQRIFVHHSIADLFTTKLLLQVARLKAGDPGDGGTVVGPLIDQGAAKRVEGWIAEAVSQGARVLLGGKRLGSVVEATVMGNVTPTMKVSCQEVFGPVVTVTPYQEFEEALEALNQSDYGLQAGVFTQNVDKIFRAFQRLEVGAVLANEIPSFRTEHMPYGGVKDSGLGREGVASTIEDMTEPRLLVLNLKTS, encoded by the coding sequence TTGCAGGGACCACGTCCATTTCTCATCGGCGGCCAGTGGCGACAGGGCAAGACGGTCCTCCCTGTGCACGATCCCTTTACGGGAAAGGTGCTGGTGGAGGTGGCGCAGGCGGGTCCCGACGACGCGTCCGACGCGGCTCAGTCGACCAGCGACGCCGCCCGGCAGATGGCGGCGCTGCCCTCGCACGGCCGGTATCACTTGTTACAGAAGATCGCCGGAGCGCTCTATGACCGGCGGGATGAATTCGCCCAGGTGATGACCGCCGAGGCGGGCAAGCCGATCGCCGACGCCAAACGCGAGGTGAGTCGAGCCGTACAAACCTTCACGGTGGCGGCCGAAGAGGCCCGGCGGATTCCGGGAGACGTGATTCCGCTCGACTGGACGCCGGGGACCGATTCGCATCTCGGCATTCTCCGGCGGGTTCCCATCGGCCCGGTGCTCGGTATTACCCCGTTCAACTTTCCCCTCAATCTCGTCGCGCACAAAGTGGCTCCGGCATTGGCTGCAGGTAATGCCATCCTGATCAAGCCGGCGCCCCAAACTCCGCTCACTGCGCTCCTGCTGGGGGAAGTGGCGATGGAAGCGGGGGTTCCGCCAGGCGGCCTGAACATCCTGCCCTGCGACAACGCGGTGGCGGAGCAACTGGTGACGGATTCACGGTTCAAGCTGCTCAGTTTTACCGGCAGCGCGGCGGTAGGCTGGAAACTGAAGGCGTTGAGCGGGAAGAAAAAGGTGGTGTTGGAACTCGGCGGCAACGCGGGCGTGATCATCGAGCCCGATGCCGACCTGGAATTGGCGACTCAACGTTGCGCCGCCGGCGGGTTTGCGTACGCCGGGCAAACCTGCATCTCGGTCCAGCGGATTTTTGTCCATCACTCCATCGCCGATCTCTTTACGACCAAGTTGCTGCTGCAGGTGGCCCGGTTGAAGGCCGGAGATCCCGGAGACGGCGGGACGGTTGTCGGCCCCTTGATCGATCAAGGGGCCGCGAAGCGCGTCGAAGGGTGGATTGCGGAAGCGGTATCTCAAGGAGCCCGGGTGCTGCTGGGGGGCAAGCGGCTTGGCTCCGTGGTCGAAGCCACCGTCATGGGCAATGTCACGCCTACCATGAAGGTGTCCTGCCAGGAGGTCTTCGGACCGGTCGTCACGGTCACGCCATACCAGGAATTTGAAGAAGCCCTCGAGGCTTTGAACCAGTCGGACTACGGGTTGCAGGCCGGCGTGTTCACTCAAAACGTAGACAAGATTTTCCGGGCCTTCCAGCGGTTGGAAGTGGGAGCGGTGCTGGCGAACGAAATTCCCTCGTTCCGAACCGAGCACATGCCCTACGGCGGCGTGAAGGATTCCGGCTTGGGCCGCGAAGGCGTCGCCTCCACGATCGAGGACATGACCGAGCCGCGTCTGCTGGTCCTGAATCTGAAGACATCCTGA
- a CDS encoding DsbA family protein, producing MITLLAGLALVSTGAVQAGTIADDGRIRGRADAPITLVEYSDFTCGYCLKFFRDTLPRLQAKYIDTGKVKFVYRDYPRTDRGVGVDAAVAARCAGAQGRYWAMHDRLFTEGGRLETGAFKGFAKAIGLDQAAFGQCFDERRHLESIFQDRQEANRWGFHGTPGFILMYTAAGPTEKDPAVAIPGAFPFEAFAEEIDRMLSKKAPPS from the coding sequence ATGATCACGTTGCTGGCGGGCCTCGCTCTCGTGAGTACCGGCGCGGTCCAGGCGGGGACGATTGCCGACGACGGACGGATCAGGGGACGGGCGGATGCTCCGATCACGCTGGTCGAGTATTCCGACTTCACCTGCGGCTACTGTCTCAAGTTTTTCCGTGACACGTTGCCGCGGCTGCAGGCCAAGTACATCGATACCGGGAAGGTGAAGTTCGTGTACCGGGATTACCCGCGCACTGATCGCGGAGTCGGAGTCGACGCCGCCGTGGCGGCGCGGTGCGCCGGCGCTCAAGGGCGATATTGGGCGATGCACGACCGTTTGTTCACGGAAGGGGGACGCTTGGAAACCGGGGCGTTCAAGGGATTTGCCAAAGCGATCGGACTGGATCAGGCCGCGTTCGGACAGTGTTTCGACGAACGGCGGCATTTGGAATCGATCTTCCAGGACCGGCAGGAGGCGAACCGCTGGGGATTTCACGGGACTCCCGGGTTCATCCTGATGTATACGGCCGCCGGGCCGACGGAAAAGGATCCCGCCGTTGCCATTCCAGGCGCGTTTCCGTTCGAGGCCTTCGCGGAGGAAATCGACCGTATGCTCAGCAAGAAGGCACCGCCCTCGTAG
- a CDS encoding deoxyhypusine synthase family protein translates to MGAREFRDGAQDGLEALEPLDPEAITSFDGLLTAMRKTAFGGRRLGEAYEVLSAMIEDPDCSVVMTLSGAMTIAKMGKIVSTMIDHGMVQCVVSTGALIAHGLSESVGKTHYRHHPSMSDEELFRKGYNRVYDTLEMESNLNYVEHVVGQTMKRIDPNQPLSSELLTRELGRTLADEFDGAGILKSAYLKKVPVYIPAFTDSEMGLDVGTWAMGRVVDQARAQTKDGTDLDILRTINKSYPSFNPYQDLNSYTTHITSAKRLGIFTIGGGVPRNWSQQVGPYVEISNMRLGLKVRPPRFHYGVRICPEPDYWGGLSGCTYQEGISWGKFVSPEEGGRFAEVLSDATVVWPLLMVGLLERMKLKRTARKA, encoded by the coding sequence ATGGGCGCTAGAGAATTTCGGGACGGGGCGCAGGACGGACTCGAAGCGCTGGAGCCTCTCGATCCCGAAGCCATCACATCGTTCGACGGCTTATTGACCGCCATGCGCAAGACCGCCTTCGGGGGGCGCCGGCTTGGCGAGGCCTACGAAGTCTTGTCCGCAATGATCGAGGATCCGGACTGCTCCGTCGTCATGACCCTGTCCGGCGCCATGACCATTGCGAAGATGGGCAAGATTGTCAGCACCATGATCGACCACGGAATGGTGCAATGCGTGGTCTCGACCGGGGCGCTGATCGCTCATGGACTCAGCGAGTCCGTCGGGAAGACGCACTATCGCCACCATCCGTCGATGAGCGACGAGGAGCTGTTTCGCAAGGGGTATAATCGCGTCTACGACACCCTCGAGATGGAATCGAATCTGAATTATGTCGAGCATGTCGTCGGTCAGACGATGAAGCGTATCGATCCCAATCAGCCGTTGTCCTCCGAATTACTGACCCGCGAACTCGGGCGCACGCTCGCGGATGAATTCGACGGCGCCGGCATACTGAAAAGTGCCTATCTCAAGAAGGTACCGGTCTATATCCCGGCGTTCACCGATTCGGAGATGGGCTTGGACGTGGGAACCTGGGCGATGGGCCGCGTGGTGGATCAGGCGCGTGCCCAAACGAAAGACGGGACCGATCTGGATATTTTGCGAACCATCAACAAGTCCTATCCGTCCTTCAATCCGTATCAGGACCTCAATAGTTATACGACTCACATCACCTCGGCCAAACGGCTGGGCATTTTTACAATTGGCGGCGGAGTGCCGCGCAATTGGTCTCAGCAGGTTGGGCCGTATGTCGAGATCAGCAACATGCGTCTGGGGCTCAAAGTCAGGCCTCCCCGCTTTCACTATGGGGTGCGGATTTGTCCCGAGCCGGATTACTGGGGCGGCCTGAGCGGGTGTACCTATCAGGAAGGGATCTCGTGGGGTAAGTTCGTTTCTCCCGAAGAAGGGGGACGCTTCGCCGAAGTCTTGAGCGACGCAACGGTCGTCTGGCCGTTGTTGATGGTCGGCCTGCTCGAACGAATGAAACTCAAACGCACGGCCCGCAAAGCATGA
- a CDS encoding DMT family protein, protein MNFLLTITLLILSNIFMTVAWYGHLRFMDRPLWVVVIASWGIAFFEYCLQVPANRFGYHALTAYELKTLQEVITLTVFIVFAQLYLGEQLRPKHLAGFILLTVAAWMVFQDRYGLEW, encoded by the coding sequence ATGAACTTTCTGTTAACGATCACTCTTCTTATCCTGTCCAATATCTTCATGACGGTCGCATGGTACGGTCATCTGCGGTTCATGGATCGACCGCTCTGGGTCGTCGTGATCGCCAGTTGGGGCATCGCCTTCTTCGAATATTGTCTGCAGGTGCCGGCCAATCGATTCGGCTACCACGCGCTCACAGCCTATGAACTCAAGACCCTTCAGGAGGTCATTACCCTGACGGTCTTCATCGTGTTCGCGCAGCTTTATCTTGGTGAGCAATTACGGCCGAAACATCTCGCTGGATTCATTCTGCTGACCGTAGCCGCCTGGATGGTATTTCAGGACCGATACGGTCTGGAATGGTGA
- a CDS encoding acyl-CoA dehydrogenase family protein: protein MGSLFKGFERIEEARDRLSGRSFMAGLFAGRPDFPLLLLPEESPAETEVWESYRPRLETFLTTQVDPDEIERTAKIPDAVLQGLFAIGAFGMKIPKEYGGLGFSYTNYGRALMLIASWSNVLALTVAVPQSIGIAMPVLLFGTEEQKRKYLPLVAREAISAFALTESVTGSDAANVQTDAVLDSGGMAYRLSGEKLWCTNGTIARYITLIARVPARRELCDGRTVWVPVPEGKEAEDRVHTAFILDMDLPGVRVRQRCQFEGCRGIENAYMTFRNVRIPAANVIGDVGRGLKYALTILNVGRAISIPAICLGMAKQAWQPTLDRANDRVTFQRPLAERQTQRMRVGRMAADLFAMEALAFSVWRMADRRDYDVRIESAIAKICCSERTIRFLKDAQTIFGGMGYETADSKRVRGEPAFGIEQLVRDAEMYRIGEGATDILRPFVAREALDPHLERARTYLEEEPIGLRRLVKLGSLAAFYIPWYLRQWIPSPLPSRPEFRHPNVRPKLRFVERASRRLARAMFYSVAWHRQALRDDQGRQNRIESIGEDLAAIAITGLYAEAQRGTAGYVEAWDLADEVFREAKVRVKRQIRALISNRDARSAGLGVKTLGGACPALSAGIIARGLRDYQMPEKDAVGTGEGRKQAAV, encoded by the coding sequence ATGGGATCGCTGTTCAAGGGCTTCGAACGAATCGAAGAGGCTCGGGATCGGTTGTCCGGCCGCAGCTTTATGGCCGGTCTTTTCGCGGGGAGGCCCGATTTCCCGCTGCTCCTTCTCCCGGAAGAATCACCGGCCGAGACGGAAGTCTGGGAAAGCTATCGCCCCAGGCTGGAGACGTTTCTCACGACGCAGGTCGATCCCGATGAGATCGAACGGACCGCCAAGATTCCCGATGCCGTGCTGCAGGGATTGTTTGCGATCGGCGCGTTCGGCATGAAGATTCCCAAGGAGTACGGAGGTCTCGGATTTTCGTATACGAATTACGGCCGGGCCCTCATGCTCATTGCGAGCTGGAGCAACGTCCTGGCATTGACCGTGGCCGTGCCTCAATCCATCGGGATTGCCATGCCGGTGCTCCTGTTCGGCACCGAAGAACAGAAACGAAAATATTTGCCGCTCGTCGCCCGCGAAGCCATCTCGGCCTTTGCGCTCACCGAGTCGGTCACGGGGTCGGATGCCGCTAATGTCCAGACCGACGCGGTGCTGGACTCCGGCGGAATGGCCTACAGGCTGAGTGGGGAGAAGCTGTGGTGCACGAACGGGACCATTGCCCGCTACATTACGTTGATCGCCCGGGTGCCAGCCAGGAGAGAGCTGTGTGACGGACGAACTGTTTGGGTCCCGGTGCCGGAAGGCAAGGAAGCGGAGGATCGGGTCCACACCGCATTCATCCTTGATATGGACCTTCCAGGGGTCAGAGTGCGCCAACGGTGCCAATTCGAGGGATGCCGGGGTATTGAGAATGCCTATATGACCTTCAGAAATGTCCGCATACCTGCGGCAAACGTGATCGGTGACGTTGGTCGGGGATTGAAGTACGCGCTCACCATTCTCAATGTCGGCCGGGCGATCAGTATTCCCGCCATTTGTCTGGGCATGGCCAAACAAGCATGGCAGCCGACGCTCGATAGAGCCAACGACCGAGTGACCTTCCAGAGACCGCTCGCCGAGCGGCAGACGCAGCGTATGAGGGTAGGGCGGATGGCCGCCGACCTCTTTGCGATGGAGGCGCTTGCCTTCTCCGTGTGGCGAATGGCCGATCGGCGCGACTACGACGTTCGGATTGAATCGGCGATCGCCAAAATATGCTGTTCGGAACGCACGATCCGGTTTCTGAAAGATGCCCAGACTATCTTCGGTGGAATGGGGTACGAGACGGCCGATTCCAAGCGGGTCCGTGGAGAACCGGCTTTCGGCATCGAACAGCTCGTTCGCGATGCGGAGATGTATCGCATCGGGGAGGGAGCGACGGATATCCTGCGGCCCTTCGTGGCGCGCGAGGCGCTCGACCCGCACCTGGAGCGTGCCCGGACGTATCTCGAAGAAGAGCCGATAGGCCTGCGGCGGCTCGTGAAGCTGGGATCTCTCGCCGCCTTCTACATTCCCTGGTATCTGAGGCAATGGATACCGAGTCCTTTGCCGTCTCGGCCCGAGTTCCGGCATCCGAACGTCCGCCCCAAGCTGCGTTTTGTGGAGCGCGCAAGCCGGCGGCTCGCGCGTGCAATGTTCTACTCCGTGGCGTGGCATCGGCAGGCGCTGCGCGACGACCAGGGGCGCCAGAACCGTATCGAAAGCATCGGGGAGGACCTTGCCGCGATCGCGATCACCGGGCTGTATGCAGAAGCGCAAAGGGGAACGGCTGGATACGTCGAGGCGTGGGATCTCGCAGACGAAGTCTTCCGCGAAGCGAAGGTCCGTGTGAAACGGCAGATTCGCGCGCTCATTTCCAATAGGGATGCGCGGTCAGCGGGACTCGGGGTGAAGACGCTGGGAGGGGCCTGTCCGGCTCTCTCGGCGGGCATCATCGCGCGCGGCCTTCGGGATTACCAGATGCCGGAGAAGGATGCCGTCGGTACCGGCGAGGGAAGGAAGCAGGCCGCAGTCTGA
- a CDS encoding tryptophanase produces the protein MKFPSEPFKIKVVEPIRRTTREERDRLLRGAGYNLFQVPAESVYVDLLTDSGTSAMSDDQWAGLMLGDESYAGSRNYYHFEQAVRSIFGYTHVIPTHQGRMAENLLFSTVVKPGACVPNNIHFDTTRANVEHQGAEALDVVIKEAYDPHCEMPFKGNMDVVRLEETINRIGPDRIPLVMLTITNNSGGGQPVSMDNVRRTRVLLDRYRIPLFFDACRFAENCFFIKEREPEFVSTPILDIARELFSYGDGCTMSAKKDGLVNIGGFLSLNDDRWAQDITNMLILVEGFPTYGGLAGRDLEAMARGLREVLDEDYLAFRIGQVRYLGELLDQAGVPILKPIGGHAVYLNAKEFLPHIPRAQFPAQSLVAALYREYGIRGVEIGTVMFGKTDPATGRTAYPELEMVRLAIPRRVYTNMQITYVAESIIELFRRRETTCGLRLTYEAPVLCHFTARFEEVLQSSPVAQPAF, from the coding sequence ATGAAGTTTCCCTCCGAGCCCTTCAAGATCAAGGTGGTGGAGCCGATCAGACGCACGACGCGCGAGGAGCGGGATCGCCTGCTGCGCGGCGCCGGGTACAACCTGTTCCAGGTTCCCGCCGAAAGCGTGTACGTCGACCTGCTGACCGACAGCGGCACCTCGGCCATGAGCGACGACCAATGGGCGGGCTTGATGTTGGGGGACGAATCCTATGCCGGCAGCAGGAACTACTATCACTTCGAGCAAGCGGTCCGCTCCATCTTCGGGTACACGCACGTGATTCCCACTCACCAGGGACGCATGGCCGAAAACCTGCTGTTCTCCACGGTGGTGAAGCCGGGCGCCTGCGTTCCGAACAACATTCATTTCGACACCACCAGGGCCAACGTCGAGCATCAAGGAGCGGAGGCGCTGGATGTCGTGATCAAAGAGGCCTATGACCCGCATTGCGAGATGCCGTTCAAAGGCAACATGGACGTGGTCCGGTTGGAGGAGACGATCAATCGGATCGGCCCGGACCGGATTCCGCTGGTGATGCTGACGATCACGAACAACAGCGGCGGCGGGCAGCCGGTCTCGATGGACAATGTCCGGCGGACCCGCGTGCTTCTGGACCGCTACCGCATTCCTCTCTTCTTCGACGCCTGCCGCTTTGCCGAAAATTGTTTCTTCATCAAAGAGCGGGAGCCGGAGTTCGTGAGCACGCCGATTCTCGACATCGCGCGTGAGCTGTTCAGCTACGGCGACGGCTGCACCATGTCCGCCAAGAAGGACGGCCTCGTGAACATAGGGGGATTTCTCAGCCTGAATGACGACCGATGGGCGCAGGACATCACCAACATGCTCATTCTGGTCGAGGGGTTTCCCACCTATGGCGGATTGGCCGGCCGCGATCTCGAAGCGATGGCCAGAGGGCTCCGCGAAGTGCTGGACGAAGACTATCTTGCCTTCCGGATCGGGCAGGTGCGGTATCTGGGAGAGTTGCTGGATCAGGCGGGCGTGCCCATTCTCAAACCGATCGGGGGACACGCCGTGTACCTCAACGCCAAAGAGTTTCTGCCGCACATTCCGCGGGCGCAATTTCCCGCGCAATCCCTGGTGGCCGCCCTCTACCGGGAATACGGGATCAGAGGGGTGGAGATCGGCACGGTGATGTTCGGCAAAACAGATCCGGCGACCGGGCGAACCGCCTATCCCGAGCTCGAGATGGTGCGGCTGGCCATTCCGCGCCGGGTCTACACCAACATGCAGATCACCTATGTCGCGGAATCGATCATCGAGCTGTTCCGGCGCCGCGAGACGACTTGCGGTCTTCGCTTGACCTATGAGGCGCCGGTGTTGTGCCACTTCACGGCGCGATTTGAGGAGGTTCTGCAGAGCTCTCCCGTCGCGCAGCCTGCGTTCTGA
- a CDS encoding TenA family transcriptional regulator, with the protein MTFYQEMRSLVLGHGAINNAYLDRFQSGELTDAELTEFAIEFYNFARFFPRILVTQLVNTEDEKVAEELTKVLYSELGDGEARYRHELLYRDFLRSIGIGVHEAMSRPMLPSTHRYIEGMEQLYGDGNHAKALGASFGLENMAITMWDHLIPGLNHLRSGRYPRMDVTYFTFHRELEATHEEAMEHAVEAIEGTNGTGLSDEEKDDFQSGVNAVLGYLEGFWMGLARRRAPDREPQDTMHPHAA; encoded by the coding sequence ATGACCTTCTATCAGGAAATGAGGAGTCTGGTTCTCGGGCACGGCGCCATCAACAATGCGTACCTCGATCGCTTTCAATCGGGAGAGCTCACCGACGCCGAGCTCACGGAGTTTGCCATCGAGTTCTACAACTTCGCTCGCTTCTTTCCCCGGATCTTGGTGACGCAACTCGTCAATACGGAGGACGAGAAGGTCGCCGAGGAACTGACCAAGGTCCTCTATTCAGAATTGGGCGACGGAGAGGCCCGGTATCGTCACGAGCTGCTGTATCGGGATTTTCTGCGCTCGATCGGTATCGGCGTGCACGAGGCCATGTCCCGCCCCATGCTGCCCTCGACACACCGCTATATCGAAGGGATGGAACAGCTGTACGGAGACGGCAATCACGCCAAAGCCTTGGGCGCGTCCTTCGGTCTCGAAAACATGGCCATCACCATGTGGGATCATTTGATCCCGGGGCTCAACCACCTGAGATCCGGTCGTTATCCCCGTATGGACGTCACCTATTTCACGTTTCATCGGGAGCTGGAAGCCACGCACGAGGAGGCGATGGAACATGCGGTGGAAGCCATCGAGGGCACGAACGGCACCGGTTTGTCCGATGAGGAAAAAGACGATTTCCAGTCCGGCGTGAACGCCGTTCTTGGATATCTGGAGGGTTTCTGGATGGGGTTGGCGCGCAGAAGGGCTCCGGACCGTGAGCCGCAAGATACGATGCACCCTCACGCGGCATGA
- a CDS encoding VOC family protein has protein sequence MDHSTGIDHITLCVENLDAAEYLFTKVLGFEVIWSARDVGTEKSSMDTVVVQRGSAKIALMQGRNKTTKSQISQFVERYGQGVQHFALEVDDIEAACREWETHGVQFSGSVKEGRDGFGPLKQRFTFPLFPGSGLFIELTQRVHGDEKAKTFVRSTVESLYKDIEQDQASGVERTIIDYGSSPIPGRKKPLKRAS, from the coding sequence ATGGACCATTCAACCGGCATTGATCACATCACGCTCTGCGTCGAGAACCTCGATGCAGCGGAATATCTGTTTACCAAGGTCCTCGGCTTTGAAGTGATTTGGTCCGCCCGGGACGTCGGCACTGAAAAATCATCGATGGATACGGTAGTCGTACAGCGAGGCAGCGCCAAGATCGCGCTCATGCAGGGCCGGAACAAGACGACCAAGTCGCAGATCAGCCAATTTGTCGAAAGGTACGGTCAGGGCGTCCAGCACTTCGCTCTGGAGGTCGATGACATCGAGGCAGCCTGTCGTGAATGGGAGACTCATGGCGTCCAGTTCAGCGGTTCAGTGAAGGAAGGCCGGGATGGGTTCGGTCCGCTCAAACAGAGATTCACCTTCCCGCTTTTCCCGGGGAGCGGACTGTTCATCGAACTGACGCAAAGGGTTCATGGGGACGAGAAGGCGAAAACCTTCGTCCGAAGCACGGTTGAGTCCCTCTATAAGGATATCGAACAAGATCAAGCATCGGGAGTCGAACGGACAATCATCGATTACGGCTCGTCCCCCATTCCAGGACGCAAGAAGCCGTTGAAGCGGGCATCGTAG
- a CDS encoding homogentisate 1,2-dioxygenase — protein MYLNKKGKVPNQAHVGIPEGICEEEHGRAGFAGPASHLYRSHPPTGWLKVDGPLKPRAFACNRLCTADRPAATQPALIMQSQDVSLYASARTETMTHFVRNADGDEVHFTHQGMGRFETDYGTLSYEPGDYIVIPKGTTYRIHVDAGPSFFLIVETPESITVPDRGPLGHHALFDLGVLVAPELGAAEPSDAEGQEWEVRIKRQGNSTLVVYPFYPMDVVGWKGDLWAAKLNVRDFRPVTSPRYHLPPSVHGTFRAGGCLISTFAPRPLESDPEALRVPFYHRNTDYDEVLFYHQGDFFSRAGIQPGMLTLHPQGIHHGPQPQAVQASKGKTQTNEVAVMIESKAPFTVRAEMESVEVKDYALSWSRR, from the coding sequence ATGTATCTCAACAAAAAAGGCAAGGTTCCCAATCAAGCCCACGTCGGCATCCCCGAAGGAATCTGCGAGGAAGAACACGGACGAGCCGGATTCGCCGGTCCTGCGTCGCATTTGTACCGATCCCATCCGCCCACTGGCTGGCTGAAGGTTGACGGACCGCTGAAACCCCGGGCCTTTGCCTGCAACCGGCTCTGCACCGCCGATCGACCTGCTGCGACTCAACCGGCTCTCATCATGCAGAGCCAGGACGTGAGTCTGTACGCATCTGCCCGGACAGAGACAATGACCCATTTCGTTCGCAATGCCGACGGGGATGAAGTGCATTTCACCCATCAGGGCATGGGACGGTTTGAGACGGACTACGGCACACTCTCGTATGAGCCGGGCGATTACATCGTCATTCCGAAGGGAACGACCTATCGAATTCACGTCGATGCCGGTCCGTCCTTTTTTCTCATCGTCGAAACGCCCGAATCGATCACGGTACCGGACCGCGGGCCGCTCGGTCATCATGCCTTGTTCGATCTGGGTGTCCTAGTCGCTCCTGAGCTGGGGGCGGCGGAACCATCGGACGCCGAAGGCCAAGAGTGGGAAGTCCGCATCAAGCGACAGGGAAATTCCACGCTGGTCGTCTATCCCTTCTATCCGATGGACGTGGTGGGGTGGAAAGGCGATCTGTGGGCGGCCAAGTTGAACGTCCGTGATTTTCGGCCGGTCACAAGCCCCCGCTACCACTTGCCGCCGAGCGTCCACGGAACATTCAGGGCCGGCGGCTGCCTTATTTCCACCTTCGCCCCCAGGCCGTTGGAAAGCGACCCTGAGGCGTTGCGTGTGCCGTTCTACCATCGCAATACGGATTACGATGAGGTGCTTTTTTACCATCAGGGAGACTTTTTCAGCCGCGCGGGGATTCAGCCCGGCATGCTGACGTTGCACCCGCAGGGGATCCATCACGGACCGCAGCCGCAGGCTGTGCAAGCCAGCAAGGGGAAGACGCAGACGAACGAGGTCGCAGTGATGATCGAATCCAAGGCACCGTTCACGGTACGAGCGGAGATGGAATCCGTGGAAGTGAAAGACTATGCGCTGAGTTGGAGCCGCCGATGA